Proteins found in one Aquibium microcysteis genomic segment:
- a CDS encoding peptidoglycan-binding domain-containing protein — protein MMAAAALIAVWALPSADALGEEGFGDLVDICHAASFPRENGPVREMTVRLAKWEPSAGGSEEESEGGSYLLSVAFTEWDAPNLAFDTQASCTSGQNGILRCSIDCDGGRASLMRSADGRLFMETQSLVYGARGHASLMAVSDADGGQLSGIFALSPRPDDETCRPATDRRFVALEPGDISPRVNAAETILNRLGQLLERPDAVFDETTSNAVNRFQIQYGLEPSGRIDEETARLLSRMSAMSGGC, from the coding sequence ATGATGGCCGCGGCTGCCCTGATCGCGGTCTGGGCGCTTCCATCGGCCGATGCGCTCGGCGAAGAAGGGTTTGGCGACCTCGTCGACATCTGCCATGCGGCATCGTTTCCACGCGAGAACGGCCCGGTGCGCGAGATGACGGTGCGCCTGGCGAAATGGGAGCCATCCGCAGGCGGCTCCGAGGAGGAGAGCGAAGGCGGTTCCTACCTGCTGTCGGTCGCCTTCACCGAATGGGACGCGCCGAATCTCGCCTTCGACACACAGGCGTCCTGCACTTCCGGGCAGAACGGGATCCTGCGCTGCTCCATCGATTGCGATGGCGGGCGAGCCTCGCTGATGCGCTCGGCGGATGGACGGCTGTTCATGGAGACACAGTCGCTCGTCTATGGCGCGCGGGGCCATGCCTCGTTGATGGCGGTCTCGGACGCAGACGGCGGGCAGTTGTCGGGCATCTTCGCCCTCTCTCCTCGCCCTGACGACGAAACATGCCGGCCCGCGACCGACCGACGCTTCGTGGCACTGGAGCCCGGAGACATCTCGCCCCGCGTCAACGCCGCCGAGACTATCCTCAACCGTCTCGGGCAATTGCTGGAACGTCCCGACGCCGTCTTCGACGAGACGACGTCGAACGCCGTCAACAGGTTTCAGATCCAGTATGGACTTGAGCCGTCCGGCCGGATCGACGAGGAGACGGCACGGCTGCTGAGCCGGATGTCGGCCATGTCCGGCGGCTGCTGA